A genomic stretch from Empedobacter stercoris includes:
- a CDS encoding AMP-binding protein translates to MIANLSYSSGASKYPLLGETIGENLRNTVAKYPQQEALVCVDQNYRATYTEFYSQTEQIAKSLIAIGLEKGDRVGIWAPNRAEWTLLQYATARVGMILVNLNPAYRENELEFVLNQAEISAVFAALSFKSSQYKIMLNNVKQNAKMLEHIIIFEENWNDFLEQGEEISTSEIHQIEQSVQFDDAVNIQYTSGTTGFPKGVTLTHHNLLNNGFFIGIRLNYTHLDRVCIPVPFYHCFGMVIGNMACTSHGACMVIPSESFDPEKTLNAVEIEKCTSLYGVPTMFIAELELPNFDRFDLSSLRTGVMAGSPCPIEIMKKVQSKMNMKEVSICYGMTETSPVSTQTIIGTPLEKQVSTVGTVQDHLEIKIIDPQTGEILPRGIAGEFCTRGYSVMQKYWNNPEATAQVIDENNWLHTGDLATMDVDGYINITGRIKDIIIRGGENISPKEIEDFLYEHEAISDVQIIGVPSIKYGEEVMAWVKVKEGITVTEDELKEYCLSIAHFKRPKFWKFVTEFPMTISGKIRKIEMREVSIRELNLETAQKVKTS, encoded by the coding sequence ATGATAGCGAACTTATCATACTCAAGCGGTGCTTCTAAATATCCTCTATTGGGAGAAACAATTGGAGAAAATTTACGCAATACTGTCGCAAAATATCCTCAGCAAGAGGCATTGGTTTGCGTTGATCAAAATTACCGTGCGACCTATACAGAGTTTTATTCTCAAACAGAACAAATTGCAAAATCATTGATTGCAATTGGTTTAGAAAAAGGAGATCGAGTAGGAATTTGGGCGCCTAATCGTGCGGAATGGACATTATTGCAATATGCAACTGCTCGTGTCGGAATGATTCTCGTTAACCTTAATCCTGCATACAGAGAAAATGAACTTGAATTTGTTTTAAATCAAGCCGAAATTTCAGCTGTTTTTGCAGCTTTAAGTTTCAAATCAAGTCAATATAAAATCATGTTGAACAATGTGAAGCAAAATGCTAAAATGTTAGAACATATTATCATTTTTGAAGAAAATTGGAATGATTTTTTAGAACAAGGTGAAGAAATATCAACATCCGAAATTCATCAAATCGAACAATCCGTACAGTTTGATGATGCAGTTAATATTCAGTATACTTCTGGGACAACAGGTTTTCCGAAAGGTGTTACTCTAACACATCATAATTTATTGAATAATGGTTTCTTTATTGGAATACGATTAAATTATACACATTTAGATCGTGTATGTATACCAGTTCCTTTTTATCATTGTTTTGGAATGGTTATCGGAAATATGGCTTGTACTTCTCATGGTGCTTGTATGGTCATCCCATCTGAAAGTTTTGATCCAGAAAAAACGCTAAATGCTGTAGAAATAGAGAAATGTACTTCTCTTTATGGAGTTCCTACGATGTTTATAGCGGAATTGGAATTGCCAAATTTTGATCGTTTTGATTTATCTTCTTTAAGAACTGGCGTAATGGCAGGATCGCCTTGTCCAATAGAAATCATGAAGAAAGTTCAATCTAAAATGAATATGAAAGAAGTATCAATTTGTTATGGAATGACGGAAACTTCTCCTGTTTCGACCCAAACAATTATCGGTACTCCTTTAGAAAAACAAGTTTCAACGGTTGGTACAGTTCAAGACCATTTAGAAATTAAAATTATTGATCCGCAAACAGGTGAAATATTACCACGTGGCATTGCTGGTGAATTTTGCACTAGAGGTTATTCAGTTATGCAAAAATATTGGAATAATCCAGAAGCAACAGCTCAAGTGATAGATGAAAATAACTGGTTGCATACCGGAGATTTAGCGACGATGGATGTCGATGGTTATATTAATATTACAGGAAGAATTAAAGATATTATTATTAGAGGTGGTGAAAATATTTCACCTAAGGAGATCGAAGACTTTTTGTATGAACACGAAGCAATTTCGGATGTTCAAATTATTGGAGTTCCAAGTATTAAATATGGTGAAGAAGTGATGGCATGGGTAAAAGTGAAAGAAGGTATAACAGTAACAGAAGATGAACTAAAAGAATACTGTTTATCAATTGCACATTTTAAACGTCCAAAATTTTGGAAATTTGTAACTGAATTTCCAATGACAATATCTGGTAAAATCAGAAAAATAGAAATGCGTGAAGTCTCAATTCGAGAATTAAACTTAGAAACCGCTCAAAAAGTAAAAACATCTTAA
- a CDS encoding S8 family serine peptidase has product MRKLFIALGFAFTLGFAQAQTTEVPKEKWYHASVEQTGIYGVNTDQALQFLKDKKRKANTIIVGVLDSGVEHFHEDLKANMWSNPKEIPGNGIDDDKNGYIDDVHGWSYLGTAKGINYNDDTTEITRIYKNLSNKYATYDQKKNHAAIAKNPTEYAEFQKIEKEYLSAVGKAKYNQQVAQSKLNAVEGGVNKMVLEFGDTKLSKDVLANYQPTDSQILEALWIFGELKEEQWVGKTMKEVANTYLGAARRAAKGDALTSHLNLNLVDRKDVDNPNDKKERFYGNGDSNGPESSHGTHVAGIIGAVRGNNIGNDGTIGGNNVKIMSVRTVPNGDERDKDVANAIYYAVDNGAKILNMSFGKPYSPDADLVWDAFKYASDKGVLIVKAAGNSNEDIDVHVHYPTNFRNGNAVSKSVLTVGASTKDPNALKARFSNYGKKSVDVFGPGQEIYATYPGVDQYRFLNGTSMASPAVAGVAAMVWSHYPKLTAEDIRNILMETVNKNDQLKDISVAGGVVDSYKAVQKAEEIYKQRKLK; this is encoded by the coding sequence ATGAGAAAATTATTTATTGCTTTAGGATTTGCCTTTACATTAGGGTTTGCTCAAGCACAAACAACAGAAGTACCGAAAGAAAAATGGTACCATGCAAGTGTAGAACAAACAGGTATTTATGGTGTAAATACTGATCAAGCATTACAATTTTTAAAAGACAAGAAAAGAAAAGCCAATACAATTATTGTAGGCGTATTAGACAGTGGTGTTGAGCATTTCCACGAAGATTTGAAAGCAAATATGTGGTCAAATCCAAAAGAAATCCCAGGAAACGGAATTGATGATGACAAAAATGGTTACATTGATGACGTACACGGATGGTCTTATTTGGGAACAGCGAAAGGAATCAATTATAATGATGATACAACTGAAATAACGCGTATTTACAAAAACTTATCGAATAAATACGCTACTTACGATCAGAAAAAAAATCATGCTGCAATTGCAAAAAATCCAACAGAATATGCAGAGTTTCAAAAAATTGAAAAAGAATATTTAAGCGCTGTAGGTAAAGCAAAATACAACCAACAAGTTGCACAATCAAAACTAAACGCAGTTGAAGGTGGTGTAAATAAAATGGTTTTAGAATTTGGTGACACTAAATTATCAAAAGATGTTTTGGCTAATTACCAACCAACAGATTCACAAATTTTAGAAGCTTTATGGATTTTTGGTGAATTAAAAGAAGAGCAATGGGTTGGTAAAACCATGAAAGAGGTTGCCAATACTTACTTAGGAGCTGCACGCCGTGCTGCAAAAGGTGATGCTTTAACATCTCACCTGAACTTAAATTTAGTTGATCGCAAAGACGTTGACAATCCAAACGATAAGAAAGAACGTTTTTACGGAAATGGAGATTCTAATGGTCCTGAGTCATCTCATGGAACACACGTTGCTGGAATTATCGGTGCTGTAAGAGGAAATAACATCGGAAACGATGGTACAATTGGTGGAAATAATGTAAAAATTATGTCAGTTCGTACAGTTCCAAATGGTGATGAGCGTGACAAAGATGTTGCAAATGCAATTTATTATGCAGTGGACAATGGTGCTAAAATCTTAAACATGTCTTTCGGAAAACCATACTCTCCCGATGCGGATTTAGTTTGGGATGCTTTCAAATATGCTTCGGATAAAGGAGTTTTAATTGTAAAAGCAGCAGGAAACAGCAACGAAGATATTGATGTTCATGTTCATTATCCAACAAATTTCAGAAATGGAAATGCAGTTTCTAAATCTGTTTTAACAGTTGGTGCATCAACAAAAGATCCAAATGCTTTAAAAGCTCGTTTCTCAAATTATGGTAAAAAATCAGTTGATGTTTTTGGACCAGGACAAGAAATTTATGCTACTTATCCAGGTGTAGATCAATACCGTTTCTTAAATGGAACTTCTATGGCTTCTCCTGCTGTTGCTGGTGTTGCTGCAATGGTTTGGTCACACTATCCAAAATTAACTGCTGAAGATATTCGTAATATTTTAATGGAAACAGTGAATAAAAATGATCAATTAAAAGACATTTCTGTTGCTGGAGGTGTTGTAGATTCGTACAAAGCTGTACAAAAAGCTGAAGAAATTTACAAACAACGTAAATTGAAATAA
- a CDS encoding sigma-54-dependent transcriptional regulator, whose translation MSNILLIEDEQAIRNVLKSILMDENPKWKVDEAENGVVGIEKIKEKEYDLIISDIKMPLKDGMEVLSEAMEYNPDLTMVMITGHGDVDLAVDAIKKGAYDFISKPPDLNKLLTTVRNALDRKSLLSTNKELKKENKALKKKVAKKYEMIGEAPAIAEVKQIIDKVAATDARVLILGPNGTGKELVAHHLHEKSDRSVKPLVEVNCAAIPAELIESELFGHVKGSFTGAVKDKQGKFELANEGTIFLDEIGDMSLSAQAKVLRALQEGKVSPVGSEKEINVNVRVIAATNKDLRKEIEEGRFREDLYHRLAVIIINVPALNDRKDDIPLLVEHFITDTTSQKSFDKSAYDALKELDWTGNIRELRNVVERLLILGDDPISRKDVEQFVKK comes from the coding sequence ATGTCAAATATCTTATTAATCGAGGATGAACAGGCTATCCGAAATGTTTTGAAAAGTATCCTAATGGACGAAAATCCGAAATGGAAAGTTGATGAAGCAGAAAACGGAGTGGTTGGAATTGAAAAAATAAAAGAAAAAGAGTACGACTTAATTATAAGTGATATTAAAATGCCATTGAAAGATGGGATGGAGGTTCTTTCGGAAGCTATGGAATACAATCCTGATTTAACAATGGTAATGATCACTGGACATGGTGACGTGGATTTGGCTGTAGACGCAATAAAGAAAGGTGCCTATGATTTTATATCAAAACCACCAGATTTAAATAAATTATTAACCACTGTTCGCAATGCCTTAGATCGTAAATCGTTATTGTCTACGAACAAAGAATTAAAGAAAGAAAATAAAGCATTAAAGAAAAAAGTAGCAAAAAAATATGAAATGATTGGTGAAGCTCCAGCAATTGCTGAAGTAAAACAAATTATTGATAAAGTAGCTGCTACAGATGCTCGTGTGCTTATTCTTGGACCAAATGGAACAGGAAAAGAATTAGTTGCTCATCATTTACATGAAAAAAGTGACCGTAGTGTTAAACCTTTAGTTGAAGTGAATTGTGCTGCGATTCCTGCAGAATTAATAGAAAGCGAATTATTTGGACATGTAAAAGGTTCGTTTACAGGTGCTGTTAAAGATAAACAAGGAAAATTTGAATTAGCAAACGAAGGTACAATTTTCTTAGATGAAATAGGGGATATGAGTCTTTCTGCACAGGCCAAAGTTTTGCGAGCGTTGCAAGAAGGAAAGGTTTCACCAGTTGGTTCTGAAAAGGAAATTAATGTAAATGTTCGTGTAATTGCAGCAACGAATAAAGACTTACGTAAAGAGATTGAAGAAGGTCGCTTTCGCGAAGATTTATACCATCGTTTGGCTGTTATTATTATTAATGTTCCTGCTCTTAATGACCGCAAGGATGATATCCCATTATTGGTAGAACATTTTATAACAGACACAACAAGTCAAAAATCTTTTGATAAATCGGCTTACGATGCTTTAAAAGAATTGGATTGGACAGGAAACATACGCGAGTTGAGAAATGTTGTTGAACGATTATTAATTCTCGGAGATGATCCAATTTCAAGAAAAGATGTTGAACAATTTGTGAAAAAATAA
- a CDS encoding WbqC family protein — MKNTFAAFYFGPIDYYAEMVKSQTLDIEVQENFQKQTYRNRMYILGANGKLMLNIPIFHNGTRLFKDLQPSYEYDWQKEHIKSLKSAYQSSPYFEYYEDEIIPILEQKEKFLLDLNLKTIEFINKKLNLDLEVSKTETYQSILPENDFRNQFSAKKAPQYNLPEYAQVFDDKFEFVEGLSILDLLFSEGPSAAVYLKNLIK, encoded by the coding sequence ATGAAAAATACGTTTGCCGCTTTTTATTTTGGACCGATTGATTACTATGCAGAAATGGTAAAAAGCCAGACTTTGGATATCGAAGTTCAAGAAAATTTTCAAAAGCAAACTTACCGTAATCGCATGTATATTTTGGGCGCAAATGGTAAGTTGATGTTAAATATTCCCATCTTTCACAACGGAACTCGATTGTTCAAAGATTTACAACCTTCTTATGAATATGATTGGCAGAAAGAACACATCAAATCGTTAAAATCAGCTTATCAAAGTTCTCCATATTTTGAGTATTATGAAGATGAAATTATTCCAATTTTAGAACAGAAGGAAAAATTTTTATTGGATTTGAATTTAAAAACAATTGAATTCATCAACAAAAAATTAAACTTAGACTTGGAAGTTTCTAAAACAGAAACTTATCAATCTATATTACCTGAAAATGATTTTAGAAATCAATTTTCTGCTAAAAAAGCACCTCAATACAACTTACCCGAATACGCACAAGTTTTTGATGACAAATTTGAATTCGTTGAAGGATTGAGTATCTTAGATTTACTTTTTAGCGAAGGTCCAAGTGCCGCAGTGTATTTAAAAAACTTAATAAAATAA
- a CDS encoding SulP family inorganic anion transporter yields the protein MSFSSFINTNQKLNIKNEILAGLTVAMTMIPESLSFAILAGLSPLIGLYGAFIMGIVTAIFGGRPAMVSGGAGATVITLIALNATYGEQYIFAAVTLAGVFQLIVGIFKLGRFVRLIHQPVMYGFLNGLAIVIFMSQIEQFKSTSEGVTHWLSGTSLYIMLGLTFITILIVYFFPKITKVIPASLVAILITFLLVLGFQIDTKTVGDIATIKGELPVFHIPSVPLTLETFKIILPYSIIMGSVGLIETLLTLTLVDEVTESKGNSNKECMAQGVANMTNGFFGGMGGCAMIAQTFVNLDAGSRSRLGPAIGAITILVIILVGAPIIEKIPMAALVGVMMMVAISTFKWGFFKLITKMPKSDIFVSVLVALITVVLHNLALAVFVGVIVSALVFAWDNAKRIRARKSIDDNGRKIYEIYGPLFFGSASTFLDKFDIINDPNEIIIDLKESRIVDMSAINALNTITFKYTQQNKKVILRHLSKDSILLLDQAKGVIEVNIEEDPTYNVMPK from the coding sequence ATGTCTTTTTCTAGCTTTATCAATACCAATCAAAAACTTAATATAAAAAATGAAATTTTAGCAGGGTTAACTGTTGCGATGACAATGATTCCTGAGTCGCTTTCGTTTGCAATTTTAGCAGGTTTATCTCCATTAATCGGATTGTATGGAGCATTTATAATGGGAATTGTAACGGCAATTTTTGGTGGTCGACCAGCTATGGTTTCAGGAGGAGCAGGAGCGACGGTTATTACACTAATTGCCTTAAATGCGACTTATGGTGAACAATATATTTTTGCAGCAGTAACATTGGCAGGTGTTTTTCAACTAATAGTGGGTATTTTTAAACTTGGAAGATTTGTTCGTTTAATTCATCAACCTGTTATGTATGGTTTTCTAAACGGTTTGGCAATCGTGATCTTTATGTCACAAATCGAACAATTCAAATCAACATCAGAAGGGGTTACGCATTGGTTATCAGGCACATCTCTTTATATAATGTTAGGATTAACGTTTATCACCATTTTAATTGTTTACTTTTTTCCGAAAATAACTAAAGTAATTCCTGCTTCATTGGTTGCAATTCTGATCACTTTTTTGTTGGTTTTAGGTTTTCAAATTGATACTAAAACGGTAGGTGATATAGCAACCATCAAAGGAGAATTACCTGTTTTTCATATTCCAAGTGTTCCATTAACTTTAGAAACCTTTAAGATTATTTTACCGTATTCGATTATTATGGGATCGGTAGGATTGATAGAAACTTTACTTACACTAACGTTAGTTGATGAGGTGACAGAAAGCAAAGGGAACTCGAATAAAGAATGCATGGCGCAAGGTGTTGCTAATATGACCAATGGATTTTTTGGAGGGATGGGGGGATGCGCAATGATTGCACAAACTTTTGTCAATCTTGATGCAGGTTCACGATCTCGACTTGGTCCAGCAATAGGAGCAATAACAATCTTGGTTATTATTTTGGTTGGAGCGCCAATTATAGAAAAAATTCCGATGGCAGCTTTAGTTGGCGTGATGATGATGGTAGCAATTTCAACATTTAAATGGGGATTTTTTAAATTAATTACAAAAATGCCTAAATCAGATATTTTTGTAAGTGTTTTAGTTGCACTTATAACTGTTGTTCTTCATAATCTTGCTTTAGCTGTTTTTGTTGGAGTCATTGTTTCTGCTTTGGTTTTTGCTTGGGATAATGCGAAACGAATAAGAGCCAGAAAATCTATCGATGACAATGGTCGTAAAATTTATGAAATATATGGTCCACTTTTCTTTGGTTCTGCATCTACTTTTTTAGATAAATTTGATATCATAAATGATCCAAATGAAATTATTATTGATTTGAAAGAGAGTAGGATAGTGGATATGAGTGCAATAAATGCTTTAAATACAATTACTTTTAAATATACACAACAAAATAAAAAAGTTATTTTGCGTCATTTAAGCAAAGATTCTATATTACTATTAGATCAAGCAAAAGGTGTTATAGAAGTCAATATTGAAGAAGATCCTACTTATAATGTAATGCCAAAATAA
- a CDS encoding S8 family serine peptidase: MKKFLLSISVAMFIGVASFAQETIPLPKVDQKYWQHESLEESGVYGVNTQKAIQFLESKKRKPSQLIVGVLDSGVEVTHADLKDNVWINAKEIAGNGKDDDKNGYIDDVHGWNFIGGKDGKNVDGDTLELTRLFVKYKNLFETSTDAASNKTKYPEKFEEYQKIKVEFENKLAEAKQGAMQYQQMDEIFKVSFPVLISEWGEKDLDEKNMSTFQPKSKEAQQGMMIFAMVPKEAWDGKTMKEFLKKVGDEIAEGAKYYKEQVEINLNTELDPRPIVGDDYANVNERYYGNSDVDGPDSNHGTHVAGIIAAKSGNGIGIDGIAGQGNVKIMSVRTVPNGDERDKDVANAIRYATDNGAKILNMSFGKAYSPDVKAVWEAFKYAQDKGVLLIKAAGNDNENIDTNIHFPTVYNEAGTAISNNVITVGSNTSNKDELKSSFSNYGKKSVDVFAPGSDIYSAIPTRDGEYKSNSGTSMASPVVAGVAALVWSHYPKLTTQQVKQIILDSVNKNDQLKDISVTGGVVDAYKAVQLAEKIYTDKNLK, translated from the coding sequence ATGAAAAAATTCTTATTAAGTATATCTGTTGCCATGTTTATTGGTGTGGCATCATTCGCACAAGAAACTATTCCATTACCAAAGGTTGACCAAAAATATTGGCAACACGAATCTCTTGAAGAAAGTGGTGTTTATGGTGTTAATACACAAAAAGCAATTCAATTTTTAGAATCAAAAAAACGTAAACCATCGCAATTAATTGTCGGAGTTTTAGATTCTGGTGTTGAAGTGACACATGCAGATTTAAAAGATAATGTATGGATCAATGCAAAAGAAATTGCTGGAAATGGAAAAGATGACGACAAAAATGGATACATTGATGATGTGCATGGTTGGAATTTTATTGGAGGAAAAGATGGTAAAAACGTCGATGGCGATACATTAGAATTAACACGTCTTTTTGTAAAATATAAAAACCTTTTCGAAACGAGTACCGATGCTGCTTCAAATAAAACCAAATACCCTGAAAAATTTGAAGAATACCAAAAAATAAAAGTAGAATTCGAAAATAAATTAGCTGAAGCTAAACAAGGTGCTATGCAATATCAGCAAATGGATGAAATTTTCAAAGTTAGTTTTCCAGTATTAATTTCTGAATGGGGAGAAAAGGATTTGGACGAAAAAAACATGTCTACCTTTCAACCAAAATCGAAAGAAGCTCAGCAAGGTATGATGATTTTCGCGATGGTTCCAAAAGAAGCTTGGGATGGTAAGACAATGAAAGAGTTTTTGAAAAAAGTAGGTGATGAAATTGCTGAAGGTGCGAAATATTACAAAGAACAAGTAGAAATTAACTTAAATACAGAGTTAGATCCTCGTCCTATTGTTGGTGATGATTATGCCAATGTGAATGAGAGATACTATGGAAATTCGGATGTAGACGGTCCAGATTCAAACCACGGAACACACGTTGCTGGAATTATTGCGGCAAAATCTGGTAATGGAATTGGAATAGATGGTATTGCTGGACAAGGAAATGTAAAAATAATGTCTGTTCGTACTGTGCCTAATGGTGATGAGCGCGACAAAGATGTTGCAAACGCTATTCGTTATGCGACTGACAATGGTGCTAAAATCTTGAATATGTCTTTTGGGAAAGCGTATTCTCCTGATGTAAAAGCAGTTTGGGAAGCGTTTAAATATGCACAAGACAAAGGTGTTTTATTGATAAAAGCAGCAGGAAACGATAACGAAAACATCGACACGAATATACATTTTCCTACGGTTTATAACGAAGCGGGTACAGCAATTTCTAACAATGTGATTACTGTTGGTTCGAATACAAGTAATAAAGATGAATTAAAATCTAGTTTTTCTAATTACGGTAAAAAATCTGTAGATGTATTTGCTCCAGGTTCTGATATTTACTCTGCAATCCCAACAAGAGATGGCGAATACAAATCAAATTCTGGAACTTCTATGGCTTCACCAGTTGTTGCAGGTGTTGCAGCATTAGTTTGGTCACATTATCCAAAATTGACAACACAACAAGTGAAACAAATCATTTTAGATTCTGTCAATAAAAATGATCAATTAAAAGATATTTCTGTAACTGGAGGTGTTGTTGATGCATATAAAGCTGTACAATTAGCTGAAAAGATTTATACAGATAAAAATTTGAAATAA
- a CDS encoding DinB family protein: MNTINHDNYINIYDGIEVVDALQTRIADIKKTLTIVTELNKWDYAYAEEKWTIKEMIQHCIDCERIFSYRAQHIAREDAQTLNFFDENAYVLTSNAKSRKPEELIKEWTNLMKATYFQFKSFDDETLNRIGKVGDREFSVEKIGFVMAGHSIHHMNVINERYL, from the coding sequence ATGAATACAATAAACCATGACAATTATATTAATATCTATGACGGAATTGAGGTTGTAGATGCCTTACAAACCCGTATTGCTGATATCAAAAAAACCTTAACAATTGTTACCGAATTAAATAAGTGGGATTATGCTTATGCTGAGGAAAAATGGACAATAAAGGAAATGATACAACATTGCATTGATTGTGAACGTATTTTTTCATATCGTGCTCAGCATATTGCGAGAGAAGATGCTCAGACATTAAATTTTTTTGATGAAAATGCCTACGTTTTGACTTCTAACGCAAAAAGTCGAAAACCAGAAGAATTGATCAAAGAATGGACGAATTTGATGAAAGCTACGTATTTTCAATTCAAATCTTTTGACGATGAAACCCTAAATAGAATTGGAAAAGTTGGTGATCGAGAATTTTCTGTCGAAAAAATTGGTTTTGTAATGGCTGGTCATTCTATTCATCATATGAATGTGATCAACGAACGATATTTATAA